The Natrinema pellirubrum DSM 15624 region AGGTCGCGTTGCCGACGAACTCCTCGCTGGCTTTCGTTTCAACCCACCTCTCGTTCTTCTCGACCCAGAAGTGGGCGCGATGGATGATCGGCGTCGTCGCTGTCTTGCCGTTCGGTCGGAAGACGATCACGTCGCCCGGGTTACCGAACTCCGAGTAGCCGGTTTCTTCGCCCCGCTGCATCGTGACGATGCCGGTGTCGCCGACGGCTCCGTCGCCGGTGAAGCGCCCGTCCTCGACGATGAAGATCAGGTCGCCCCTGTGCATGTTCGGCTCCATGCTCGGGCTCTCGACGGCGACCAGCGGCGGCCAGAGTCCGCTGACCGCGAACAACAGGAGGCCGACGACGGCGACGAGAGCGACGCTGCTTGCGATGTCCCGAACCAACATGACGTTCTCGTCGTCGGTCTCGAGGAACCAGCGGACGACGCCGTCGTCCTCGATCGTGACGCCGTCGTCACTGGCGTGTTCGCGGTCACCGCGCTGCTGCGAACTCTCGGCGTTGTCATCCGGCGAGTCGCGGCCGGGACTCGCCGCCGACCGCTCGCGATCGCCGTCGCCGGAATCGCCGGGGGGAGCCCCGGAATCAGAACCGCTCATCGTGCCCCGTTTTGCCGGGGCCGCCAATCAACTTTCCGTTCGTCGCGACTGCCAATCGCCGCGAGGGATCGCAGTGCCCGGCACGAAACGTCCTACGGATCCCGGCCGTCGGCAGCCGCGGCAAACAGCGCGATCGCGACCAGTCCTGCGACGACTGCGACGCCCGCCGGACCCACGCCCAGCAGCGAACGGGCGGAATCCACCGCCAGCCGGATCTCGCCGAGCCACGGGAGCCGAACCATCGCTTTGCTCCGGACCCACTCGGGTTTGACGACGGTCGTGTCCGCCCCGGACCGCGGGATCTGATCGTATGCTGGGTTGGCGTCGCCTTTCGTGATGAACCCGTCGTAGCGAGCGGGACAGGACGCGATCTCTTCGCAGGTCGCGCCGTTGACGAACGCCGGGTCGGCCTTCGTTTCGACCCAGCGTTCGCCCTTCTCGACCCGAAACTGAACCCGGTGGATCGTCGGGGTCTGGTGCGGGTCGCCGTCCGGTCTGAACACGACGACGTCGCCCGCGTCGCCGAGCGTCTCGTGGCCCGTCTCCAGTCCGCGCTCGCGCGTGACGATACCAGTTCCGTCGACAGCACCGTCGCCGGCGAACCGTCCCTCGTCGACGACAAGCACGAGATCTCCCCGCTCGAGGTGGGGTTCCATGCTGCCGCTCTCGACGGCCACCAGCGGCGGCCAGGTACCGGCGACGGCAAACAGCAGGAGGCCGACGACGGCGACGATCGCGAGGCTCGCCGCGACGTCCCGACCCACGACCGCCGCTCGGTCGTCGGCCTCGAGGAACCAGCGGACGATCCCGTCGTCGATCGTGACGCCGTCGCCCGGGCGGGGTCGAGACGCGAGTCGGTCGTCGGCCCTGTCCCGGTCGGCCGCCCCATCGGACACGTCGGCGGTCGGCGGATCGTCGGGTGGCCCCGATCGGCCGCGGTCGCTCTCGCCGGCGTCGGGCCCGTCCATTGCCGAGCAGTTGCGTCGAGTCGCGCATGAACCTTCCGGCGGCGACCAGTCGGTCGACCGATCGCTCGTCCGACTTCGGACGATCCCGTCCCGGCGACGGAGCAGCCCGGTCGGTCGCCGGTTGCCGGCGCACCCGGCATTCGCTACCCTTTTTGTTCCGCTCGCGAATGTGATGGCTGTGCCACTCGAGGCCCCCGCGCGGATCGTCGGCGAACTCACGAGCCGCGGCTACAACGCCGAACGCGAGGCCGTGACGCGGCTCGCCGGGGCCTCGGATCCCGGTGCGGCCCTCGAACGCGTCCTCGAGGCGGTCCCCGAGGACGCCTTAGTCGTCCGGACCGAACACGTCGAGGCGGCGCTCTCGGCGGACGCCCCCGCCGCCGACGCGGCTCCCGCCGAAACGGCCGCCGTTCCCGACGGCGATTCGACCCCCTCCGTTTCAACTGGAACCAACCCGGACCCGGGCGACGAACCGGCCGGAGCCACTCCAGTTGAAACGGGGGGGTCCACGCCCGCCGATCGCTCCGTCGATCCCGCGAAACGCGCTCTCGAGATCGTCGGCGATATGACCGGCCAGAGTACCGGGACGGGCGAGTACGAGGACTTCGTCTCGGTCTTTCGCGACCGACTCGACCGGCTGGGCGGCAAGCTCAAGGGACGGGTCAACCACCGGCCGGCGACCGCCATTCAGGACATGCCGGGCGGCAGCGAGGTCGCGATGGTCGGACTGGTCAACGACATCCGATCGACGGCCAGCGGCCACTGGCTGATCGAACTCGAGGACGCCACGGGAACTTTCCCCTGGCTGGTGATGAAAGACCGGGACTACGTCGACCTGGTCGACGAACTGCTCTGTGACGAGGTGCTGGCGATGGAGGGGACCTTGGCGGACGACTCGGGGATCGCCTTCGTCGACTCGCTGCATTTCCCCGACGTTCCCCGGACCCACGAGCCGTCGACGGCCGATCGCCACGTCCAGGCGGCACTGATCAGCGACGTCCACGTCGGCAGTCAGGAGTTCATGGCCGACGCCTGGAACGCCTTCGCGGACTGGCTTCACACCGCGGAAGCGGAACACGTCGAGTACCTGCTGCTGGCCGGCGACATGGTCGAAGGCGTCGGCGTCTATCCCGATCAGGACGAGGAACTCGACATCGTCGACATCTACGAACAGTACGAGGCCTTCAGCGAACATCTCAAGAAGATCCCCGGCGACATCGAGATCGTCATGATCCCGGGCAACCACGACGCGGTCCGACTGGCCGAACCCCAGCCCGGCTTCGACGAGGAACTGCGCGAGATCATGTCCGCCCACGATCCCCGGATCGTGAGCAACCCCTCGATGGTCACCCTCGAGGGCGTCTCAGTCCTGATGTACCACGGCGTCAGTCTGGACGAGGTCATCGCGGAACTGCCCGAGGACAAAGCCAGCTACGACGACCCCCACAAGGCCATGTATCACCTCCTCAAGAAGCGCCACGTCGCGCCGCAGTTCGGGGGTCACACGCGACTCGCGCCCGAAGAGGAGGACTACCTCGTCATCGACGAGGTGCCCGATATCTTCCACACCGGCCACGTCCACAAGCTCGGGTTCGGCAAGTACCACGACGTGCTGGCGATCAACTCCGGCTGCTGGCAGGCCCAGACGGACTTCCAGAAGAGCGTCAACATCGACCCCGACGCCGGCTTCGCGCCGATCGTCGATCTAGACACGCTCGACGTGACCGTCCAAAAGTTCAGCTGAACCGAACTTTTGCGCTGCGTGCGGTCGCGGAGCGACCGCACTCGGCAAAACTTCGATGAAAAGCCTCCTCCCTCCGTTCGCTCGTTGCTCGCGGCGAAGCCGCTTGCTTTCGCGGCACTACGTGCCGCGCTCTCGCTCACATCGGTCGTCGGCCCGCTCGTTCGCTTCACTCACTCGCGGTACGGACACTCGTTTGTCTTCTTCGGCTCGAGGCCAGACAACCGCCTGTTTCGCTACGGTTCGAGTCGAAACCGGACCGTCGGGGAGCCGTTGAACCGCGGGCCGCGGCCCCGGCGCTCGAAGCCGAGGTCCTCGGCGGCGGTCTCGATCGGATCGGCGTCGCGGGCGGCCAGCACTTCGACGGCCATCGACTCGCGTTCGGCGAACCGGACCGGTTCGGCCAGCAGCCGTTTGCAGGCCTCGTCCGTCCCGTCGAGCTGGGTGACGTGAACAGTGTCTTCGCGCGCGTCGAAGCTAATGAACCCGAGCAGGTCCTCCGGATCGGAGCCGTCGTATTGCGATCCCGAGACGTCGGCGTTGGGATCGTGATTCCCGTCTTCCGCGACGCGCACCGTCCGGTCGTGGACGAGATTGCGCATCACGTCGGTCGGGGAGTCGGCGATCGACGCGAGCGCGTCGGCGTCGGCCTCGAGAGCGTCCCGTACGTTCATCGGCATGTGGTAATGCTACGCACGACAATAAATCCCGGTCGCGAGTGTCTTCCCTGACTGGTATCGTTACTGTCAGTTTCGGGGCCGTTACGGGTCGAATGACCGGGGCAAAAACCCGGACGATGGACACAGTTATCTGCACGCCTTGGTAACGGAACGAGTATGAGTCACACCACCGTCACGCACACGGTCAGCGAGGTGTCAGCATGCGCGTCGTAGCCAAGTTCGGCGGCACGAGTCTCGGCAGCGGCGACCGGATCAACCGCGCCGCGGACTCGATCGCCGCCGCCGTCGAGGACGGCCACGAGATCGCTGTCGTCGCCAGTGCGATGGGGTCGACCACCGACGAACTGCTCGAGGAGATCACCTTCGAGACCGACGAGGAAGACCGCGCCCAGATCGTCAGCATGGGCGAGCGCACGTCGGTTCGGATGCTCAAGGCCGCACTCACTGCCCGGGGCATCGACGCCGTCTTCCTGGAACCCGGCAGCGATCGCTGGCCCGTCGTCACCGACGAGTACGGCGAGGTCAACGTCGAGGAAACCCAGAAACGCGCCCAGGAGATCGCCGTCGATCTCGACGGCACGGTCCCGGTCATCACCGGCTTCCTCGCGGAAGGGCCGGACGGCTCGATCACGACGCTCGGCCGCGGCGGCAGCGACACCACCGCCGTGATGATGGGCAAGTACATGGACGCCGACGAAGTCGTCATCGTGACCGACGTCGAGGGCGTCATGACCGGCGATCCCCACGTCGTCGAAGGGGCTCGCAACGTCGGCGAGATTTCGGTCGACGAACTCCGGAACCTCTCGTTTCGCGGGGCCGAGGTCGTCGCCCCCTCCGCGCTCTCCTACAAGGACGGCAAGCTAGACGTCCGGGTCGTCCACTACCAGCACGGCGACTTGCTGTCGGGCGGGACGAGCATCGAGGGCGAGTTCAAGAACCTCGTCGACCTGCGCGAGCGGCCGCTGGCCTGTCTCACCGTCGCCGGCCGGGCGATCCGGAACCAGCCCGGCATCTTCAACCACCTCTCGGAGGCACTTGCCGAAAGCGACGTCAACGTCGACGCCGTCGCCAGCGGGATGGACACCATCACCTTCTACATCGACGAGGAGGAGGCCGAACGCGCCGAGAACATCCTTCACCGCGAGGTCATCGCCCGCGACGAACTCTCGAGTGTCACCGTCGACTCGCCGGTCGCGGTCGTCCGCGTCACCGGCGGCGAACTCCCCAACCAGCCCGGCATCATCAGCGAGATCGTCAACCCGCTGTCCGAGGCTCGAATCCACCTTAACGACATCATCACCAGCGCGACCAGCGTCGCGCTGTTCGTCGACTGGGAGGACCGGGAGAAGACCCTCGAGTTGACCCAGGACCTGTTCTAGGCACCGGTTTCCGGCGTCGGACCCGCTCCGACGCCGCTCGATCGATTCCAGATCGTGACCGTCGTCCGATCGAGACGAATTTTAGTACGTGACTATCACTGCCGAAACAACGGTAGCGACGCCGTAACGAAGGGGCGGTGCCGAATGGGGCGAGTCATGAGCCCGGATTCGACCCCGACTGAAGTGTTCCCCGACGTCGAGCCAGATCCAGACGCGGTCCTCGCCGAGTTCGGCGTCGACTCGCCGGCGGACCTCGAGGGTGACGGCGCTCACGACCCGATCCCCGACGACGCCGCCGTCGACGACACGACGGCGACCGAACTCTTCGACGACCTCCAGACCGTCACGCCGGCGGACGCGGACACAGCGGCTGACCCGGACCCGACCGATCGGAGCGACGCGGCCGGCGGGGTGGCCGGTCCCGCCGCTGCCCTCGCGTTCGAATTCGTCGGCGATCCGGATGTCGTCGTCCGTGACGACGGCGACGTGATCGACGCGACGGCGACCGAACTCAGCGCCGTCACGGCGACCGGGTCGAGCGAGGACGCGTCGGCCGATACCGACAATGGCTCCGACGCCGCCTCGAGAGGCAGTGTCACGGCCTCGAGCGGGCGGGGCGAGGCGACCGATACCGGCGATGCGGACGGGGCCGGCAGCGACTCGACGTCCGCGCTCACCGTCCGGGCCGGAACCGATCTGGAACTCGTCGGTCCCGAACCGACGCCGACGCGGGTCGGGAACGACGCGTTTGGCGACACCGGTGCCCGTTGACTGCGGTCGACGAGGCGTTCGGCAGCCGCGTTCGACCACAGGCCGCCCGCTTCAGCCGTTGATGAGCCGATCCATCCTGCAACGGACGGTTCGCGCCATCGATGGACACGGAGCCGCAACTAGACTGAACACGCGCGCCGTCCTCGTTGCCGTATGGTCGCCTACAAGTCGAAAGTCGTCGAACGGATCCGGCTCCCCTCTCGAGACCGTCGCGAACGAGCGCTCGCCGAGGCCGGCTACAACGTCTTCGATCTCGATGCCGAGGACGTCTTCGTCGACCTCCTGACCGACAGCGGTACCGGCGCGATGAGTGACGCCCAGTGGGCCGCACTGGTGCGTGGCGACGAGTCCTACGCGGGGTCGCGGAGCTTCGCCGACCTCGAGTCCGCCGTTCGGGACGTGATGGGCTTCGAGCGCGTCGTCCCGACCCATCAGGGTCGCGGCGCGGAGAACGTCCTCTACGGCGCCCTTCTCGAGGAGGGCGACGTCGCGCTCAACAACACGCACTTCGATACGACGCGGGCCCACGTCGCGAATCAGGGGGCTGACCCGGTCGACTGTCCCGTCGAAGGAGCCCACGACCTCACGTCTGACGAGCCGTTCAAGGGCAACTTCTCGCTCGAGCGGGCCCGCTCGGTCGTCGACGAGGTGGGCGCTGAGCGCGTGCCGCTGGTGATTCTGACGATCACGAACAACTCGACGGCGGGCCAGCCGGTCTCCGTCGAGAACACCCGTCAGGTGCGGGCGTTCGCCGACGAGATCGGCGCGACGTTCGTCATCGACGCCTGCCGGTTCGCCGAGAACGCCGGCTTCGTCCGCCGCCGCGAGGACGAGTTCGCCGGATGCGATATCGACGAAATCGCCCGCGAACAGCTCTCCCACGCCGACGCCATCGTCATGAGCGGCAAGAAAGACGGGCTCGCCAACGCGGGCGGCTTCGTCGCGACCGACCACGAGGCGCTGTTCGAGCGGTGCAAGCAGCGAGCGATCCTCTACGAGGGCTTTCCCACGTACGGCGGGATGTCCGGACGGGATCTCGCCGCGATGGCTACCGGCCTTCGCGAGGCCGTCGAAGCGGCCTACGTCGCCGACCGCCTCGACGGTGTCCGCGCGTTCGCGGACCTGCTCGAGGACGCGGGCGTCCCGATCTACACGCCGCCCGGCGGTCACGCCGTCTACCTCGACGCCGGCGCGGCGCTTCCACACCTCTCCGCTGACGAGTTCCCGGGCCAGGCGCTGGTCTGTGAACTGTACCGAGAGGGCGGCGTCCGCGGGGTCGAACTCGGGAGCTTCGCGTTCCCCGACACTGACCGACCGGAACTGGTCCGCCTCGCTGTCCCGCGCCGTACGTACCACACGGAACACTTCGAACACGTCGCCGAAACCGCCGCGACCGTCCTCGAGAAGCGCGAAGCGGTCGACGGACTCGAGATCACGTCCGAGCCCGAAAACCGCGAGTTGCGTCACTTCACCGCCAGCCTCGAGCCGATCCCGTCGTGAGAACGCGCCCGATCGCTCGAGACGGTCGCTGTACTGTGTGATCAGCGACTCGAGAGGACGCGCTGGGCCCGATCCTTCAGGCTCGGTTCCGCTTGTGGTTCCGACTCGCGCCCGAGCCGCTGTTTCGCGACGTTTCGCACGCCCTGTTTCGCCGGTTCGGAAGTCGCCAGCTTGATCGCCCAGTCGGGCACCTGTGACTCGAGTTCCCGGCGCTTCTGGGCCCGCATCTTGCCGAACCGGCGCAGCGCCAACCCGACGCCGAGGAACAGGCCCGCGTCGCGCAACTCGCGTCGGAACCGTTTCCGGTCGTTGCGAACCGCGATCGCCTTCGCCAGCGAGAGCGCACCGATCGCCAGATAAACCTTCGAACGCTTCGACGGATCACCGCTGAGCAGCCGTTGGAGCGCCATGCGGCGGTGGCTACCACGTTCCGTCGGGATAAAGCTGGGCCGGCAGGCGACGGGTCTCGGTCAATCGTCGTCTCCCCGCACCGCGACGCCGCGGTGTCGCCGGTCGTCGATCGCCTCGATCGCGAATCCCAGCCGCTCGTAGAACGGTCGGACGCCGTCGTCGAATCGGGCCGTGAGCCGGCGCTCGCGCTCTAGGGCGCGATCGATCAGCGCCGACCCGATCCCCCGATCGCGGTGGCGGCGGCGAACGCCGATCGACGCGACGTGGGCACCCCGCTCGTCCGGGATCGGCTCGAGGACGACGGTGCCGAGGATCCGGTCGGTTCCGACCGCGCCGTCGGCGCTCCCCTCGCACCGGTCGCCCGCCACGAGGACGTCGCCGTCCTCGATCCGGGCCTCGACGTCGCCGGGCTCGAGCATGGCGGCGTCGAGGATCCGCCGCACGTCGAGGGACTCGTCGGGGGTCGCGGGACGGACGAACATCTACCGGCTGCCGCCCTTGATGAGCCGCAGCACGGTCACCTGCTCGCTCTCGACCGGTCGATCCTCGGGCACCGGACGGCCGTCGACGAGGACGCTCACTTCGTGGGGGCTCAGGTCGACCTCGCGGAGGAGATCGGCGTAGGTCGGCGGCTCGGCGTCGCGGCCGTCGACCCCGCCGGCGTCGGCTCCCGCAACCGCCTCGAGATCGAACTCGTAGGTGTCCTCACCTTTGACGTCGACGGTGACCTGCATACCCTCACTTGCAACGGGGCGTTCTTGAGCGCGTCGCTCGCAGTCGACGGCGGCGGGGCCGACCCCGTCTCGTCGGCCGCCGTCAGTCCACGGTCGGCTCGTCGGAGCTGGGAGCCGGCCGCTCGCGGTCGCGATCCCGCGCGGTCCGCCAGTGGCCGACGAGGCCGCGAACGAGCCCGCCGATCCCGAGCAGGAGGACGAGCAGTCCGATGACCTCGCCGACGATCGGCACCGGCAGCCGCGAGAGGAGGGCACCGGCGACCAGCCCGACGATGAGGGCGAGCCAGCGGTTCCCGAGCCCGACGAGCGACAGGACCCAGGCGGCGATGGCAAAGCGACCGTAGATGACTCCGACCCATATCAGCAGGGCGAACGCGAAGCCGCCGACCAGCGACAGCGGGAGGCCGACGACGCTGATCGCGAGCGCGATCAGGAGGACGGGAATCCCGATGAAGGCGGCCAGCCCGACCAGCCCCGACCGGATCGGACTGCTTGCGACGCGGTCGGCCACGCCGTCGGAGAACCGCGGGAACAGCCCCAGCAAGAGCGCGCCCAGCAACAGGTTCACGGCGAGGGCGTAGGCCGTGAACAACCACGACGCGAACGGTTGGACCGTCGGCGCGACGTCGACTCCCAGCGAGGCGTCCTGCTCGATCTCGCCATCGACCGCGTCGGTGTTGCCCTCGAGGTCGCCGTCGTACCGCAGATCCCCGGCGATCGACGCCGTCTCGCCCAGCCGGATGGTATCGGCCCCGATCACGGCGTCACCCTCGACGGTCCCGTCGATCGTCGCGGTCCCGACGCCGGCCGTGAGGGTCCCACCGACAGTTCCGTCTTCGGTGATCGTCAGACTCCCCGCGCCGGCGTCGACGTCGCCGTCGACGGTACCCGCGATCGTCACGCTCCCGCCGGCCGTCTCGAGGTCGCCGCCGACCACGCCGGTGCGTTCGATCCGGACGTCACCGCCCACGGCACTGACGTCGCCGGTGACGGTTCCCCGAACGACGACGCTTCCTCCGAACGCCTCGAGACTGTCGACCGTCTCGCCTTCCTCGACGACGACGGTGCCGCCGGTCTGGCCGTTCGACTGGGCGGCGACCGTCAGCGGACCGATGCCGATGATCACGATTGCGACCAGCATCGCGACGACGAGCCGTGAACCGTAGCGCTCTCCCTGCATACGTCTCCTGACCACGAGCAAATAGAAAAACGTGTTATGCAGATATCAATACCCGTGCCGGTTCCGCTGTCGGCTCGAGATGCGAGAACTCCCTTCGGGCGATTTATCTTGCGTCCGCACCTTCGACCGGTATGAGCGAGGCCGACGCCGAGGCGGCGGAGCCCACCCCCGGGAAGACGGAGGTCTGGATCGAGAAGTACCGGCCGGAACTGCTCGCCGACATCAAGGGCCACACGGACATCGTCCCGCGACTCGAGAACTACGTCGAGCAGGACGACCTCCCTCACCTTCTTTTCGCCGGTCCGGCGGGAACAGGAAAGACCACGGCCGCACAGGCCATCGCCCGCGAGGTTTACGACGACGACTGGCGCGAGAACTTCCTCGAGCTGAACGCCTCCGACCAGCGCGGGATCGACGTCGTCCGCGACCGCATCAAGGACTTCGCACGCTCCTCGTTCGGCGGTTACTCGCATCGAATCATCTTCCTCGACGAGGCCGACGCCTTGACCTCCGACGCCCAGTCCGCGCTCCGGCGGACGATGGAGCAGTTCTCGAACAACACGCGCTTTATCCTCTCGTGTAACTACTCGAGCCAGATCATCGATCCCATTCAATCGCGGTGTGCCGTCTTCCGGTTCACCGAACTCACCGAGAACGCCATCGA contains the following coding sequences:
- a CDS encoding GNAT family N-acetyltransferase; its protein translation is MFVRPATPDESLDVRRILDAAMLEPGDVEARIEDGDVLVAGDRCEGSADGAVGTDRILGTVVLEPIPDERGAHVASIGVRRRHRDRGIGSALIDRALERERRLTARFDDGVRPFYERLGFAIEAIDDRRHRGVAVRGDDD
- a CDS encoding S24/S26 family peptidase gives rise to the protein MSGSDSGAPPGDSGDGDRERSAASPGRDSPDDNAESSQQRGDREHASDDGVTIEDDGVVRWFLETDDENVMLVRDIASSVALVAVVGLLLFAVSGLWPPLVAVESPSMEPNMHRGDLIFIVEDGRFTGDGAVGDTGIVTMQRGEETGYSEFGNPGDVIVFRPNGKTATTPIIHRAHFWVEKNERWVETKASEEFVGNATCEEIASCPARYDGFITKGDNNPGYDQLPGSGARTNVVKPEWVTGKAMYRIPWLGHVRLTVDSLLGGMVVPGSPAGSAAPVTPASVAGSGASGTGLGGAVAGATGIAGLAGGAVLAAGRYRS
- the samp2 gene encoding ubiquitin-like small modifier protein SAMP2 — its product is MQVTVDVKGEDTYEFDLEAVAGADAGGVDGRDAEPPTYADLLREVDLSPHEVSVLVDGRPVPEDRPVESEQVTVLRLIKGGSR
- a CDS encoding tryptophanase, with translation MVAYKSKVVERIRLPSRDRRERALAEAGYNVFDLDAEDVFVDLLTDSGTGAMSDAQWAALVRGDESYAGSRSFADLESAVRDVMGFERVVPTHQGRGAENVLYGALLEEGDVALNNTHFDTTRAHVANQGADPVDCPVEGAHDLTSDEPFKGNFSLERARSVVDEVGAERVPLVILTITNNSTAGQPVSVENTRQVRAFADEIGATFVIDACRFAENAGFVRRREDEFAGCDIDEIAREQLSHADAIVMSGKKDGLANAGGFVATDHEALFERCKQRAILYEGFPTYGGMSGRDLAAMATGLREAVEAAYVADRLDGVRAFADLLEDAGVPIYTPPGGHAVYLDAGAALPHLSADEFPGQALVCELYREGGVRGVELGSFAFPDTDRPELVRLAVPRRTYHTEHFEHVAETAATVLEKREAVDGLEITSEPENRELRHFTASLEPIPS
- a CDS encoding S24/S26 family peptidase yields the protein MDGPDAGESDRGRSGPPDDPPTADVSDGAADRDRADDRLASRPRPGDGVTIDDGIVRWFLEADDRAAVVGRDVAASLAIVAVVGLLLFAVAGTWPPLVAVESGSMEPHLERGDLVLVVDEGRFAGDGAVDGTGIVTRERGLETGHETLGDAGDVVVFRPDGDPHQTPTIHRVQFRVEKGERWVETKADPAFVNGATCEEIASCPARYDGFITKGDANPAYDQIPRSGADTTVVKPEWVRSKAMVRLPWLGEIRLAVDSARSLLGVGPAGVAVVAGLVAIALFAAAADGRDP
- a CDS encoding bactofilin family protein produces the protein MQGERYGSRLVVAMLVAIVIIGIGPLTVAAQSNGQTGGTVVVEEGETVDSLEAFGGSVVVRGTVTGDVSAVGGDVRIERTGVVGGDLETAGGSVTIAGTVDGDVDAGAGSLTITEDGTVGGTLTAGVGTATIDGTVEGDAVIGADTIRLGETASIAGDLRYDGDLEGNTDAVDGEIEQDASLGVDVAPTVQPFASWLFTAYALAVNLLLGALLLGLFPRFSDGVADRVASSPIRSGLVGLAAFIGIPVLLIALAISVVGLPLSLVGGFAFALLIWVGVIYGRFAIAAWVLSLVGLGNRWLALIVGLVAGALLSRLPVPIVGEVIGLLVLLLGIGGLVRGLVGHWRTARDRDRERPAPSSDEPTVD
- a CDS encoding aspartate kinase, producing MRVVAKFGGTSLGSGDRINRAADSIAAAVEDGHEIAVVASAMGSTTDELLEEITFETDEEDRAQIVSMGERTSVRMLKAALTARGIDAVFLEPGSDRWPVVTDEYGEVNVEETQKRAQEIAVDLDGTVPVITGFLAEGPDGSITTLGRGGSDTTAVMMGKYMDADEVVIVTDVEGVMTGDPHVVEGARNVGEISVDELRNLSFRGAEVVAPSALSYKDGKLDVRVVHYQHGDLLSGGTSIEGEFKNLVDLRERPLACLTVAGRAIRNQPGIFNHLSEALAESDVNVDAVASGMDTITFYIDEEEAERAENILHREVIARDELSSVTVDSPVAVVRVTGGELPNQPGIISEIVNPLSEARIHLNDIITSATSVALFVDWEDREKTLELTQDLF
- a CDS encoding replication factor C small subunit yields the protein MSEADAEAAEPTPGKTEVWIEKYRPELLADIKGHTDIVPRLENYVEQDDLPHLLFAGPAGTGKTTAAQAIAREVYDDDWRENFLELNASDQRGIDVVRDRIKDFARSSFGGYSHRIIFLDEADALTSDAQSALRRTMEQFSNNTRFILSCNYSSQIIDPIQSRCAVFRFTELTENAIEAQVREIAANEEIDVTDDGVDALVFAADGDMRKAINGLQAAAVMGETVDEETVFAITATARPEEVEAMVEHAIDGDFTAARAALEDLLTERGLAGGDVIDQLHRSAWEFDIPERATVRLLERLGEVDYRITEGANERLQLEAMLASLALENEP
- a CDS encoding DNA-directed DNA polymerase II small subunit codes for the protein MPLEAPARIVGELTSRGYNAEREAVTRLAGASDPGAALERVLEAVPEDALVVRTEHVEAALSADAPAADAAPAETAAVPDGDSTPSVSTGTNPDPGDEPAGATPVETGGSTPADRSVDPAKRALEIVGDMTGQSTGTGEYEDFVSVFRDRLDRLGGKLKGRVNHRPATAIQDMPGGSEVAMVGLVNDIRSTASGHWLIELEDATGTFPWLVMKDRDYVDLVDELLCDEVLAMEGTLADDSGIAFVDSLHFPDVPRTHEPSTADRHVQAALISDVHVGSQEFMADAWNAFADWLHTAEAEHVEYLLLAGDMVEGVGVYPDQDEELDIVDIYEQYEAFSEHLKKIPGDIEIVMIPGNHDAVRLAEPQPGFDEELREIMSAHDPRIVSNPSMVTLEGVSVLMYHGVSLDEVIAELPEDKASYDDPHKAMYHLLKKRHVAPQFGGHTRLAPEEEDYLVIDEVPDIFHTGHVHKLGFGKYHDVLAINSGCWQAQTDFQKSVNIDPDAGFAPIVDLDTLDVTVQKFS